One genomic segment of Cryptococcus neoformans var. neoformans JEC21 chromosome 8 sequence includes these proteins:
- a CDS encoding xylulokinase, putative, with the protein MTSPLFLGLDASTQSLKASLLSVNLDVVAECAIHFDSDLPQFGTKGGVHFGSDGQVHSPVMMLVGAMDLLFDKIKIAGWKVDDIRGVAAAGQQHASVYWSKTSPKILASLNSSLPLSSQLVEAFSRPIIPNWQDSSTTAECQALDAAVGGPAALAQLTGSRAYERFTGAQIMRFKRVDPVAYDQTDRIGLVSNSVTTLLCLDGEVKGIDESDACGMNLWTMNRKQRGWNQELLKAIAGDDGAAELSRKLGTVETDGGRVVGRIGKWFVDRYGFSSECCVFPGTGDNPATFLSLTLRESEGLVSLGTSDVVLISTSAYHPDPDYHAFFHPAQIAPPSEQDDQNRQGAEPLRYFNMIVYKNGSLTRQHVRDLYFDGSWDKFNAAIEELRPKSVIDLPSRTAFWWLLPDIVPHGAHGIYKYITEPTAGTLFEVPAAKKVDQFPDIRQEALALLESQLFNYRSRASVILDDSSTPYDPSSPNVDAFLPRLTKVYATGGASANRTILSLMADVLSTKVCKNVEYLDGKWKDADWNACSVGVAYKARWGWERVIAADGDERKWVGFDTVIRECREARKKIRGDEGRGLELEEEGIRIVASPGPGSRAYERRIEWWRELERKALAEQRAEKTA; encoded by the exons ATGACATCTCCTCTGTTCCTTGGCCTCGACGCATCCACGCAATCCCTCAAAGCTTCGCTACTCTCAGTCAACCTGGATGTAGTCGCCGAATGTGCCATCCACTTTGACTCGGACTTGCCTCAATTCGGTACAAAAGGAGGTGTACATTTCGGCTCAGATGGTCAAGTTCATTCGCCAGTAATGATGCTGGTCGGAGCGATGGATTTGCTTTTTGACAAGATCAAAATCGCCGGCTGGAAAGTCGACGATATTCGAGGCGTCGCAGCCGCCGGACAG CAACATGCTTCCGTTTACTGGTCTAAAACTTCCCCAAAGATCCTTGCTTCTCTAAATTCCTCATTGCCCTTATCTTCACAGCTCGTCGAAGCCTTTTCTCGACCTATTATCCCCAACTGGCAAGATTCCTCCACCACTGCCGAATGTCAGGCACTCGACGCCGCCGTTGGTGGCCCAGCTGCACTTGCACAGCTTACTGGTTCTCGAGCATATGAACGATTCACTGGTGCCCAAATCATGCGTTTCAAGCGGGTCGATCCTGTCGCATACGATCAGACTGACCGAATTGGCCTTGTCAGTAACTCAGTGACCACTCTGCTCTGCTTGGATGGCGAAGTCAAGGGGATCGACGAAAGTGATGCTTGCGGGATGAATCTGTGGACTATGAACAGAAAACAGCGAGGGTGGAATCAGGAATTGCTGAAGGCAATCGctggtgatgatggggcGGCAGAGCTTTCCAGGAAACTAGGGACAGTGGAGACGGATGGAGGTAGGGTTGTGGGGCGTATAGGCAAATGGTTTGTTGATCGGTACGGGTTCAGTTCAGAATGCTGTGTGTTCCCTGGCACCGGGGACAATCCAGCTACAtttttgagcttgactT TACGCGAAAGTGAAGGTCTAGTCTCTCTTGGCACTTCTGATGTTGTCCTCATTTCCACAAGCGCCTACCACCCTGATCCCGACTACCACGCATTCTTTCACCCGGCTCAGATAGCACCTCCTAGTGAGCAAGACGATCAAAACAGACAAGGAGCAGAACCTCTGAGATATTTCAACATGATCGTTTATAAGA ATGGCTCTCTTACCCGACAACATGTGCGAGATCTCTACTTTGATGGATCATGGGACAAGTTTAATGCGGCAATTGAGGAACTACGCCCCAAGTCAGTCATCGACCTTCCTTCTCGTACAGCCTTCTGGTGGCTTCTCCCAGATATCGTG CCACACGGTGCACATGGTATCTACAAATACATAACCGAACCTACTGCTGGGACGCTCTTCGAAGTACCAGCTGCTAAAAAGGTCGACCAATTCCCAGACATCAGGCAAGAagccctcgccctcctcgaATCCCAACTTTTCAATTACCGTTCCCGCGCCTCCGTCATCCTTGACGACTCTTCCACCCCATACgacccttcctctcccaatGTCGATGCTTTCCTACCTCGTTTGACCAAGGTATACGCCACGGGCGGAGCCAGCGCTAACCGTACTATCTTGAGTTTGATGGCGGATGTATTATCGACAAAGGTGTGTAAGAATGTAGAGTATCTTGatgggaaatggaaagatgCCGATTGGAATGCCTGTAGTGTCGGAGTGGCGTACAAGGCTcgttggggatgggagCGAGTGATAGCAGctgatggagatgagaggaaGTGGGTTGGGTTTGACACGGTAATCAGGGAATGTAGAGAGGCGAGAAAGAAAATCCGAGGTGATGAAGGGAGGGGATTGgaattggaagaagaaggtatcAGGATTGTAGCCAGCCCAGGGCCTGGATCAAGGGCGTatgagagaaggattgAGTGGTGGAGAGAGCTGGAACGCAAAGCGTTGGCGGAACAACGAGCTGAAAAGACCGCGTGA
- a CDS encoding expressed protein translates to MPTRLSQRSALAPTRILEPKRHSSDQSFGGIKLQIRQRVPQLSISKDKFRNESLRTKTLDQQEKEDGEFYYQQEDAGMPSEAYVCEKNIAKKPSRPFVSKGSHQLKVIASLPSISTSPSAFSFPEQPLRESISKSIDLWFDDFKTDSFISTSTIDNPPPTPPPKITIESDEQPTPKATQVAFNIATAVREAPSINSFTANGSFLGLPEEADMLYRSNIVWGDLDHSEDQQTSHKKLAAAQHLSPASAGSQKHIKAADLRFEDAESEASRARNEGSCDLNDNTEKSEPLDKPLPHLPDDSGPSEYSMTTYSQSSAIISKTAESPEVLHSLNSQPLPQWKSSTPRRLRHHTVSTKSYEHCDEPEQGEEEQGAAVRNQTRHSSSGWEPPRQDAQVKPESTRARHGKAGSVSSTATAKTIGQSHYPAGSTLTRNHIRAVAPQETSRLVIDHSIAPAKPIMDTVTNRINSAKGSKSTRGSFELNDHAVVRASTAENQTIHSLVEDDDVEIIGDFTFASSRRPSVSSSVKTMGTVSFASATAARAPRISLRSPHDRNTSSQDSPAQHPVRARSQSEDPVPRCIFGISAIFSQSKPGPNRKGHRSILDPFSSFDPHVPIVPCKTVPNDNWILITNTAEDDILRPGWKDVEMRWVEGESFGGWMMRRIRGECWNTVVAREKRADEQLRMMELRDGKGG, encoded by the exons ATGCCTACAAGACTCAGTCAACGTTCGGCTCTGGCCCCTACTCGCATCCTCGAACCTAAACGACACTCCTCTGACCAGTCTTTTGGCGGCATTAAACTTCAAATTCGACAGCGTGTACCGCAACTGAGCATCAGCAAGGATAAATTTCGCAATGAATCGCTGAGGACGAAGACATTGGATCagcaggaaaaggaggacgGCGAGTTTTATTATCAGCAGGAGGATGCGGGCATGCCATCGGAGGCCTACGTGTGCGAGAAGAACATAGCAAAGAAGCCTTCCAGGCCATTTGTTTCGAAGGGGTCTCATC AGCTCAAAGTAATAGCTTCATTGCCCTCTATCTCCACTAGCCCTTCTGCGTTCTCCTTTCCTGAGCAGCCTCTCCGAGAAAGCATTTCAAAATCGATTGACCTTTGGTTTGATGACTTCAAAACAGACTCTTTCATCTCGACATCGACTATCGACAATCCACCACCAACGCCACCGCCCAAGATCACAATTGAGTCGGACGAGCAGCCGACTCCCAAGGCTACACAGGTCGCTTTCAATATCGCTACCGCTGTGCGGGAAGCTCCTTCTATCAATAGCTTCACTGCTAACGGATCTTTCCTGGGCCTtccagaagaagcggaCATGTTATATAGGAGTAATATTGTTTGGGGCGACCTTGACCACAGCGAGGATCAACAAACGTCTCACAAGAAACTTGCCGCTGCGCAGCACTTGTCTCCCGCGAGTGCAGGTTCACAGAAGCATATAAAAGCTGCCGATTTACGATTTGAAGACGCAGAATCGGAGGCTAGTAGGGCAAGAAACGAGGGAAGTTGCGATCTCAACGACAATACGGAAAAATCGGAGCCGTTGGACAAGCCTTTGCCCCATTTGCCAGATGACAGTGGACCTTCAGAATACAGTATGACTACTTATTCTCAATCGTCAGCAATCATCTCAAAGACAGCTGAATCACCTGAAGTTTTACACTCTCTGAATTCTCAGCCTCTCCCACAGTGGAAATCATCAACACCGCGCAGACTCAGGCATCACACTGTCTCAACTAAATCCTATGAGCATTGCGACGAACCTGAgcaaggtgaagaggaacaagGCGCGGCCGTCCGTAATCAGACGCGCCATAGTTCGTCTGGATGGGAACCTCCCAGACAGGATG CTCAAGTTAAACCAGAGTCGACTAGAGCTAGGCATGGCAAAGCAGGATCGGTATCGTCTACAGCTACAGCCAAAACGATCGGGCAAAGCCATTATCCGGCTGGAAGTACTTTGACAAGGAATCACATCCGCGCAGTGGCCCCTCAGGAAACCTCTCGTTTAGTCATCGACCACAGCATTGCCCCCGCCAAGCCCATTATGGATACAGTGACCAATAGGATCAATAGCGCAAAGGGATCCAAATCAACTCGGGGCTCTTTCGAGCTCAACGATCACGCAGTTGTCCGTGCTAGCACCGCTGAAAATCAGACCATCCACTCTTTGgtagaagatgacgatgtaGAGATAATTGGTGATTTCACCTTTGCATCTTCTCGCCGACCTTCCGTATCCTCATCCGTCAAGACCATGGGAACTGTCAGTTTCGCATCTGCCACGGCTGCCCGAGCCCCTCGGATTTCTCTCCGCTCTCCGCATGATCGCAACACGTCTTCTCAAGACTCTCCGGCACAGCACCCAGTTCGCGCGCGCTCTCAATCGGAGGATCCCGTACCGCGCTGCATCTTTGGAATCTCCGCTATATTTTCCCAATCAAAGCCAGGACCAAATAGGAAAGGGCACCGATCAATCCTCGACCCGTTCTCCTCTTTCGATCCACACGTACCTATTGTTCCATGCAAGACTGTCCCCAACGACAACTGGATCTTGATCACCAACACTGCGGAAGATGACATACTTCGACCGGGTTGGAAAGATGTAGAAATGCGATGGGTGGAAGGTGAGAGCTTTGGGgggtggatgatgaggaggattcGGGGAGAGTGTTGGAATACGGTAGTggcgagagagaaaagggcTGATGAGCAGCTCAGAATGATGGAGCTGAGGGATGGTAAAGGAGGATAG
- a CDS encoding 1-acylglycerol-3-phosphate O-acyltransferase, putative — protein sequence MGISWLLKPVALVSTVALSTLGVLSRRYQRARFYFNLTIYVSTLGLMSVWGVVVSILATAAGQRLNINYYVARSLYGLSGPLLGIKFEVEGEEHLEGLMTARDGQHQGAVLLSNHQSFLDILYIGRIFPKQAAIMAKKELKWTPLLGQFMSLSGAVFVNRKNRHDAVKALAIAGEDMKKKGVSLWIFPEGTRSSSPEPTLLPFKKGAFHLAVQAQIPIVPIVCENYHRLFDGRTRFESGVLKIRVLPPIPTTGLTVDDVTSLAESTRESMLHALREISEPGPSSSTPIPTSAEVPLAPPISRNTTQPPAGDSIQLDISESGALRQRGVHSSGVSSEWSEGKFEAQSEETTEDEMDEDVVLLKKPKENVA from the exons ATGGGTATCTCCTGGCTCCTCAAACCCGTTGCCCTCGTATCTACCGTCGCACTTTCAACGCTTGGTGTCTTATCAAGGCGCTATCAACGTGCGCGATTCTACTTCAATCTTACCATCTATGTCTCCACTTTAGGTCTCATGAGTGTCTGGGGGGTAGTAGTTAGTATTTTGGCAACTGCTGCTGGTCAG AGATTAAACATCAACTACTATGTGGCTAGATCACTCTATGGACTCAGTGGTCCTCTGCTTGGGATCAAATTtgaggttgaaggagaggagcaTCTTGAGGGGCTTATGACGGCTAGGGATGGGCAACACCAGGGAGCTGTGCTTCTGAGTAACCACCAGAG TTTCTTGGACATTCTTTATATCGGAAGGATCTTCCCTAAGCAGGCCGCCATTATGGCGAAGAAAGAGCTCAAGTGgactcctcttcttggtcAATTCA TGTCTCTCTCTGGAGCTGTATTTGTCAACAGAAAAAATAGACATGATGCAGTTAAGGCCCTTGCAATTGCTGGCGAggacatgaagaagaagggc GTCTCTCTTTGGATCTTCCCCGAGGGAACACGTTCGTCTTCTCCTGAACctaccctccttcctttcaaAAAGGGTGCTTTCCACCTTGCGGTCCAAGCTCAGATTCCTATTGTCCCTATCGTGTGTGAAAACTATCACAGACTCTTCGACGGACGCACAAGGTTTGAGTCCGGTGTTCTCAAGATTCGAG TGCTCCCCCCAATTCCTACAACCGGTCTGACTGTTGACGACGTTACTTCTCTTGCCGAGTCCACTCGCGAAAGTATGCTTCACGCTCTCCGAGAAATATCTGAACCAGGgccttcatcctctacCCCCATCCCTACCTCTGCTGAAGTCCCTCTTGCACCCCCCATATCTAGAAATACCACTCAGCCTCCCGCCGGTGACTCCATACAACTTGACATCTCTGAAAGTGGCGCCCTCCGCCAGCGTGGTGTTCACTCTAGTGGTGTTTCAAGTGAGTGGTCTGAGGGAAAGTTCGAGGCGCAAAGTGAGGAGACAacagaggatgagatggacgaGGACGTGGttttgttgaagaagccgaagGAGAATGTGGCGTAA
- a CDS encoding clathrin binding protein, putative yields MAMAPPRKGENWELRQQLNSEYRDKRADAIKRVIANHTIGKDCSGLFPDVVKNMQTDDLEQKKLVYLYLMNYAKTQPELVILAVNTFVKDTADPNPLVRALAIRTMSILRAEKILDYLASPLSRCLKDENPYVRKTAALCVAKVFDLKPELAIEYGFIETLRDLIGDGNPMVVANAVAALGDIHEASLNLPSSQPGSPNDDESPSSVRPNQSLFIIDPATLTKLLVALNECSEWGRIAILTTLARYRTNDEKESEHICERVMPQFQHVNAAVVLGAVKVIMIHMKNVTKEDLLKSLTRKMAPPLVTLISSPPEVQWVALRNINLLLQKRPDILASEMRVFFCKYNDPSYVKVEKLEIMVRLANEKNVDTLLGELKEYASEVDVDFVRKAVRAVGQVAIKIDEAAGRCVEVLMELIETRVSYVVQEAVIVVKDIFRKYPHSYEGIIPALCANLEELDEXEAKASLIWLIGEYAEKIENADELLGAFLETFSEESYPVQLQTLTAIVKLFLKKPDESQAIVQKVLQAATKDCDSPDVRDRAYIYWRLLSSDPAAAKSVVLSVRPPISLPQTTVAPAILEELIGEISTLASVYHKPAATFIGKGRLGADEMHKKSLDAEDDVSREKALQAVVAGNQAENLLDFDDEPTPTNGESSIPAPGAGLGISSQAIASAAKSTNPLDELMDLFSTASMTTPVVQPGQPAAQAQTSAQSSGGLGGLNGLAGLSSPPQSVSPQPGAPQSQKQQQQAAAQDDLLGLF; encoded by the exons ATGGCTATGGCCCCGCCCCGCAAAG GCGAGAACTGGGAACTTCGCCAACAGCTGAACTCAGAGTACAGGGATAAGCGGGCAGATGCTATCAAGAGAGTCATTGCGAACCATACCATTGGCAAGGACTGTAGTGGCTTGTTTCCCGATGTCGTCAAGAATATG CAAACAGATGATCTGGAGCAAAAGAAACTCGTATATTTATATCTCATGAACTATGCGAAGACACAACCTGAACTCGTTATCCTTGCTGTCAACACTTTCGTCAAG GACACTGCCGACCCCAATCCTCTTGTTAGAGCTCTTGCCATCCGCACCATGTCCATCCTTCGCGCCGAGAAAATCCTCGATTACCTCGCTTCACCTTTATCTCGATGCCTCAAAGATGAGAACCCCTACGTCCGAAAGACTGCTGCTCTGTGTGTCGCCAAAGTGTTTGATTTGAAGCCAGAGCTGGCTATCGAATACGGGTTCATTGAAACTTTGAGAGATCTTATCGGCGATGGTAATCCTATG GTTGTTGCAAATGCCGTTGCCGCACTCGGGGATATTCACGAGGCTTCTCTTaaccttccttcttctcagccCGGCTCGCCAAATGACGATGAATCTCCTAGCAGTGTCCGTCCCAATCAATCCCTTTTCATCATTGACCCCGCTACCCTTACCAAACTCCTTGTCGCTTTGAACGAATGTTCTGAATGGGGTCGTATTGccatcctcaccacctTGGCGAGATATAGGACAAAtgacgagaaggagagtgAACATATCTGTGAAAGAGTGATGCCCCAGTTTCAGCACGTGAATGCGGCAGTTGTGTTGGGTGCGGTAAAGGTGATCATGATTCATATGAAAAATGTCACCAAGGAAGACCTTTTGAAGTCTCTTACTCGAAAAATGGCTCCTCCATTAG TCACCCTTATCTCCTCACCGCCCGAGGTGCAATGGGTCGCACTTCGTAacatcaacctcctcttgcAGAAACGTCCCGATATCCTTGCCAGCGAGATGCGCGTTTTCTTCTGCAAATATAACGATCCTTCCTACGTCAAGGTGGAGAAACTTGAGATTATGGTTAGATTGGCGAACGAGAAGAATGTGGACACTTTGCTTGGGGAGCTGAAGGAATACGCGTCGGAAGTTGATGTCGATTTTGTTCGCAAGGCTGTCAGGGCGGTTGGCCAAGTTGCTATCAAGATCGATGAGGCTGCCGGGCGATGTGTCGAAGTATTGATGGAACTGATCGAGACAAGAGTCAGCTATGTCGTACAGGAGGCtgtcatcgtcgtcaaG GACATCTTCCGAAAATACCCCCACTCATACGAAGGTATCATCCCGGCGCTCTGTGCTAATCTTGAGGAATTGGATGAGCYTGAGGCCAAGGCCTCTTTGATTTGGCTCATCGGCGAGTACgcagagaagattgagaatgCGGACGAGTTGCTGGGAGCGTTCTTGGAGACTTTCAGTGAGGAAAGCTATCCT GTTCAACTTCAAACCCTTACTGCGATTGTCAAGCTGTTCCTCAAGAAACCTGATGAAAGCCAGGCTATCGTCCAAAAAGTGCTTCAAGCTGCTACAAAGGACTGTGACAGCCCAGACGTCAGAGATAGGGCCTACATATACTGGAGATTGCTGTCATCCGACCCCGCCGCTGCCAAG TCTGTTGTTTTGTCAGTCAGACCACCTATCAGTCTTCCTCAAACGACTGTCGCTCCTGCAATCCTTGAGGAGCTTATTGGCGAAATCTCGACATTGGCGAGTGTGTACCACAAGCCTGCGGCTACGTTCATAGGCAAAGGTCGTTTGGGTGCAGACGAGATGCACAAGAAGAGCTTGGA TGCCGAGGACGATGTCTCACGCGAAAAGGCTCTTCAAGCTGTCGTTGCCGGTAACCAAGCCGAAAACCTGCTCGACTTTGACGACGAACCTACTCCTACCAACGGCgaatcttccatccctgCTCCGGGTGCGGGTTTGGGCATCTCTTCTCAGGCTATTGCGAGCGCAGCCAAGAGCACGAACCCGTTAGATGAATTAATGGACTTGTTCTCCACTGCTAGCATGACAACACCAGTCGTTCAACCTGGTCAGCCTGCAGCTCAGGCTCAAACGTCAGCTCAGAGTTCAGGGGGTTTGGGCGGGTTAAATGGATTGGCAGGGCTGTCTAGCCCACCGCAGAGTGTATCGCCGCAACCCGGAGCTCCGCAAAGCCagaaacaacaacagcaggcGGCGGCTCAAGATGATTTGTTGGGGTTGTTTTAG
- a CDS encoding FMN adenylyltransferase, putative yields the protein MANISQSLHALLERAQKQDSLGKLIIEALVLIESVIDILGEETVAISFNGGKDCTVLLHLYAAVLYARHTPSLPPHLFPKPSPKITIPPLPSRTPQEPLSPQPVLPPSLPACTPPSITPPASNPSPPFSHPRSTHHHPPTDLPYPPIRSIYITAPNPFAELDEFVLSSTKLYGLDLYRFGGGMKAALEEWLGCGGGRGVKGVLVGTRQGDPNDAVDIIAPTDPSWPQFIRVHPILHWTYSDVWDFLLELQVPYCILYDQGYTSLGSTTNTLPNPLLKSESVEGGWEPAHRLKDASQERAGRH from the exons ATGGCGAACATATCCCAGTCTTTGCACGCTCTTCTGGAAAGAGCTCAAAAGCAAGATTCGCTCGGCAAGCTCATAATCGAAGCCCTCGTCCTAATCGAGTCTGTCATCGACATCCTTGG AGAGGAAACTGTGGCGATCTCTTTTAATGGAGGTAAAGATT GTACGGTATTGCTGCATCTCTATGCTGCTGTCCTGTATGCCCGACAtaccccttccctcccaccTCATCTATTTCCCAAGCCTTCTCCAAAGATAACGATCCCTCCGCTGCCATCTCGTACCCCGCAAGAACCTCTTTCGCCCCAACCAGTTCTTCCACCTTCCTTGCCAGCATGTACGCCTCCTTCCATCACCCCACCAGCCTCCAACCCGTCCCCACCCTTTTCACATCCTCGCTccacccaccaccacccaccGACCGATCTTCCGTACCCACCAATCCGTTCAATATATATAACAGCTCCCAACCCTTTTGCTGAACTCGACGAGTTTGTACTTTCATCCACCAAGCTGTATGGACTGGATTTGTACAGATTTGGAGGGGGTATGAAGGCTGCTTTGGAGGAATGGCTgggatgtggaggaggaaggggagtaAAAGGCGTTTTGGTCGGTACGAGGCAGGGTGATCCCAATGATG CCGTGGACATAATAGCACCCACCGACCCTTCCTGGCCTCAGTTCATCCGCGTCCACCCTATTCTTCATTGGACATACTCGGATGTATGGGACTTCCTCCTTGAACTTCAGGTGCCGTACTGTATACTGTATGACCAAGGTTACACATCGTTGGGTTCAACGACAAATACTTTACCGAACCCATTGTTGAAAAGCGAAAGTGTGGAAGGGGGATGGGAACCAGCACATAGGC TGAAAGACGCAAGCCAAGAACGTGCTGGAAGGCACTGA